Proteins encoded together in one Salmo trutta chromosome 3, fSalTru1.1, whole genome shotgun sequence window:
- the LOC115178594 gene encoding transmembrane protein 176A-like, which yields MSVTVTKGGGVTVFTVNSKEGSSWPLLCQILGTLCYSPACSVSQGLRRLQASSQSALGTIQIMVGVLNIGLGAILVSTDYSSSLRWTGVPYWLGGVFIAVGIMCILAEKFPSPCLVGINVLMNLSGAALAITGIVLYAVDLANSNFWWICNDDNYNWRDDYYGGQVTKPPSDPERDRLLAKCKDAKQIAQMLMNALDIVLIVLAVLQLCVTISSAVLGLKALYKNGKEGKENIQDLEQYKPLLEEVTTNPAA from the exons ATGTCAGTGACTGTGACCAAAGGCGGAGGGGTGACTGTATTTACTGTGAATTCTAAAGAAGGAAGCAGTTGGCCCCTGCTGTGTCAAATACTTGGTACCCTGTGCTACAGCCCAGCATGCTCTGTGTCCCAGGGACTGAGGAGGCTCCAAGCAAGTTCCCAGTCAGCTCTGGGG ACTATACAGATCATGGTGGGAGTACTCAACATTGGCTTGGGAGCGATCCTTGTTAGCACTGATTATTCTAGCTCACTGCGATGGACTGGGGTTCCTTATTGGCTTGGTGGTGTG TTTATAGCAGTTGGCATCATGTGTATCTTGGCTGAGAAGTTCCCCAGTCCCTGCTTG GTGGGCATCAATGTGTTGATGAACCTGTCAGGTGCTGCTCTGGCCATTACGGGAATTGTGCTGTATGCTGTAGACCTGGCAAACTCCAATTTCTGGTGGATTTGCAATGATGACAACTATAACTGGCGAGATGACTACTATGGCGGCCAGGTGACAAAACCACCCAGTGATCCGGAGAGGGATAGACTCTTGGCGAAATGCAAAGATGCCAAGCAGATTGCTCAG ATGTTGATGAATGCCTTGGACATCGTGCTCATCGTCCTTGCAGTCCTTCAGCTTTGTGTCACCATAAGCTCTGCGGTGTTGGGTCTCAAGGCTTTGTACAAGAATGGAAAGGAGGGAAAAGAG AACATCCAGGACCTGGAGCAGTATAAGCCTCTGCTGGAGGAGGTCACCACTAACCCTGCAGCTTAA
- the LOC115178570 gene encoding uncharacterized protein LOC115178570, with protein MFSSFNVTMRTTEKALFCHLYMLLLFVGFCHGKDLFFNDKGLLLPESYKIGWMEAIDDDKLISDITIPGTHDTMALYGGPAAECQAWDLGDQLRAGIRYLDLRIFAFENKLYVMHWVVYQHKSFYEVLDTIRAFLSEFRSEAVLIRVKPDLFDKDHVEELVGKMIIDDTDVWVKSDMPTMAEARGKMIFVQKSSFKLGIPLLETDSKGDYEVTHIADKENKIVKHLTQASGDCGGDYIVLSYSSGTGIGTLLGMFLTPKKVAEKIDPWLDQYLRQFSSDHSSACFGVIAMDFPGVDLIQTVIKINSH; from the exons ATGTTTTCCTCCTTTAACGTGACCATGAGGACCACTGAGAAAGCTCTGTTTTGCCACCTCTACATGTTACTGCTTTTTGT AGGTTTTTGCCACGGAAAGGACCTCTTCTTCAATGACAAAGGACTCCTACTCCCAGAATCCTACAAGATTGGCTGGATGGAGGCCATTGATGATGACAAATTAATCTCTGACATCACCATACCTGGTACCCATGACACCATGGCTCTCTATGGAGGCCCAGCGGCAGAGTGTCAGGCCTGGGATTTGGGGGATCAGCTGAGGGCCGGCATACGCTACCTGGACCTCAGGATATTCGCCTTTGAAAACAAACTCTATGTCATGCATTGGGTTGTCTACCAACACAAGTCGTTCTATGAGGTCCTTGACACGATCAGAGCATTTTTGTCCGAATTCAGAAGTGAGGCAGTTCTCATTAGAGTAAAGCCTGATTTGTTTGATAAAGATCATGTTGAGGAGCTGGTTGGAAAAATGATTATTGATGATACAGATGTATGGGTGAAGTCTGACATGCCAACTATGGCTGAGGCAAGAGGAAAGATGATATTTGTACAGAAATCCAGCTTTAAGCTGGGCATTCCTCTCTTGGAAACAGACAGCAAGGGTGACTATGAAGTTACTCATATTGCAGACAAGGAGAACAAAATTGTGAAACACTTGACACAAGCTTCAGGTGATTGTGGTGGGGATTATATCGTTCTGAGCTACTCCAGTGGTACTGGCATTGGCACACTGTTGGGCATGTTTCTAACTCCCAAGAAGGTGGCTGAAAAGATTGACCCATGGCTCGATCAGTATCTGAGACAGTTCTCTAGTGACCACAGCAGTGCATGTTTCGGGGTGATTGCCATGGACTTTCCTGGTGTCGACCTCATTCAAACAGTCATTAAGATCAACAGTCATTAA
- the LOC115178604 gene encoding uncharacterized protein LOC115178604 — protein sequence MSVTVTKGGGVTVFTVNSKEGSSWPLLCQILGTLCYSPACSVSQGLRRLQASSQSALGTIQIMVGVLNIGLGAILVSTDYSSSLRWTGVPYWLGGVFIAVGIMCILAEKFPSPCLVGINVLMNLSGAALAITGIVLYAVDLANSNFWWICNDNYNWRDDYYGGQVTKPPSDPERDRLLAKCKDAKQIAQMLMNALDIVLIVLAVLQLCVTISSAVLGLKALYKNGKEGKENIQDLEQYKPLLEEVTTNPAA from the exons ATGTCAGTGACTGTGACCAAAGGCGGAGGGGTGACTGTATTTACTGTGAACTCTAAAGAAGGAAGCAGTTGGCCCCTGCTGTGTCAAATACTTGGGACCCTGTGCTACAGCCCAGCATGCTCTGTGTCCCAGGGACTGAGGAGGCTCCAAGCAAGTTCCCAGTCAGCTCTGGGG ACTATACAGATCATGGTGGGAGTACTCAACATTGGCTTGGGAGCGATCCTTGTTAGCACTGATTATTCTAGCTCACTGCGATGGACTGGGGTTCCTTATTGGCTTGGTGGTGTG TTTATAGCAGTTGGCATCATGTGTATCTTGGCTGAGAAGTTCCCCAGTCCCTGCTTG GTGGGCATCAATGTGTTGATGAACCTGTCAGGTGCTGCTCTAGCCATTACTGGAATTGTGCTGTATGCTGTAGACCTGGCAAACTCCAATTTCTGGTGGATTTGCAATGATAACTACAACTGGCGAGATGACTACTATGGCGGCCAGGTGACAAAACCACCCAGTGATCCGGAGAGGGATAGACTCTTGGCGAAATGCAAAGATGCCAAGCAGATTGCTCAG ATGTTGATGAATGCCTTGGACATCGTGCTCATCGTCCTTGCAGTCCTTCAGCTTTGTGTCACCATAAGCTCTGCGGTGTTGGGTCTCAAGGCTTTGTACAAGAATGGAAAGGAGGGAAAAGAG AACATCCAGGACCTGGAGCAGTATAAGCCTCTGCTGGAGGAGGTCACCACTAACCCTGCAGCTTAA